The Denticeps clupeoides chromosome 5, fDenClu1.1, whole genome shotgun sequence genome includes a region encoding these proteins:
- the carm1l gene encoding histone-arginine methyltransferase CARM1 isoform X2, with product MEAEEQATFSVNILFLNEDQAKGSVQTSSQKQHKNLSLEITKDLKGLVFTTQDGVRVCVFSFSFSMDTEHCRVGAQSLLITQGYVSVLLSFKTHLEFQAFHTLLRRWRNPGMKLSTSDHRIEDSLNTQYFQFFGWLSQQQNMLQDYLKTATYQKAILLNDLDFKDKIVLNVGCGTGILSFFAVQAGAKKIYAVEASSVAQYTKMLVKENCLSDKIEVLTGKIEEVSCPEKVDVIISEPISYMLLNERMLDSYLHSKKWLKPKGVMFPTSSDIHLAPFTDEQLFIEQHARSSFWQQTCFYGVNLNALHSAAMDEFFRQPIVDTFDMHILMAKSVKYTINFLEANEEDLHRMEIPFVFKLMQTGLIHGLAFWFDVAFVGSRMTVWLSTAPTEPLTHWYQVRCLLQTPLFAKTGQTLSGKVQLIANKRQSYDIHIAAAVDQSGFKSGNTLDLKNPFFRYG from the exons ATGGAGGCTGAAGAACAGGCGACCTTCTCTGTAAATATCTTATTTCTAAATGAAGACCAAGCGAAAGGAAGTGTTCAGACGTCAAGCCAGAAGCAGCATAAAAACCTGTCATTAGAAATCACCAAGGACTTGAAAGGACTGGTCTTCACCACTCAGGATG GCGTAAGGGTGTGCGTCTTCAGTTTCTCCTTCAGTATGGACACAGAACACTGTCGGGTGGGCGCTCAGTCCCTCCTCATCACCCAGGGCTATGTTAGTGTCCTGCTGAGCTTCAAAACACACCTGG AGTTTCAGGCTTTCCATACATTGCTAAGGAGATGGAGAAATCCAGGGATGAAGCTATCCACCTCTGATCACAGAATAGAGGACTCATTAAATACGCAATACTTCCAG TTTTTTGGCTGGCTGTCCCAGCAGCAGAACATGCTGCAAGACTACTTGAAAACAGCAACCTATCAGAAAGCCATCCTGCTCAATGACCTGGACTTCAAAGATAAG ATTGTGTTGAATGTGGGCTGTGGAACAggaattctgtcattttttgcTGTGCAAGCTGGAGCAAAGAAGATATATGCAGTGGAAGCCAGTTCTGTCGCCCAGTACACCAAG ATGCTGGTGAAGGAGAACTGCTTGTCAGACAAAATTGAGGTTCTGACCGGGAAAATTGAGGAAGTGTCCTGTCCAGAGAAAGTTGACGTCATTATTTCAGAACCCATCAGTTACATGCTGCTGAATGAAAGGATGCTGGACAGTTACCTCCACTCCAAAAAATGGCTGAAGCCTAAAG GTGTAATGTTTCCCACATCTAGTGATATCCACCTCGCCCCATTTACAGATGAGCAACTGTTCATAGAGCAGCATGCCCGGTCCAGCTTCTG GCAGCAGACATGTTTCTATGGAGTGAATCTGAATGCACTTCACTCCGCAGCCATGGATGAGTTTTTCAGACAGCCCATAGTA GATACATTTGACATGCACATTTTGATGGCCAAATCTGTAAAATACACTATCAATTTTTTAGAAGCCAATGAAGAAGACTTACACAG GATGGAGATTCCCTTTGTGTTTAAACTTATGCAGACAGGACTGATCCATGGATTGGCCTTCTGGTTTGATGTTGCCTTTGTAGGTTCAAG GATGACTGTATGGCTGTCGACAGCTCCCACTGAACCCCTGACACATTGGTACCAGGTCCGCTGCCTGTTGCAGACCCCACTGTTTGCCAAAACTGGACAGACATTGTCTGGAAAGGTTCAGCTAATAGCCAACAAAAG ACAGAGCTACGACATTCACATTGCAGCTGCAGTCGATCAGTCAGGGTTTAAGTCTGGCAATACACTGGATCTCAAAAATCC